In Clostridiales bacterium, the genomic stretch TCAGACTCGTCGACGTAAAATTAAGCACGAACGCTAACGTAACTAATAAAACCGCGGGCGGGCTTTCTTATCTTTTGAATACCTACACGGATGGGAACGGTTCAAAGCTCGTTAAAATTCCGCGTGAGGTCAATGGAGAGGTCGTAAGCAACTACGTGTTCTGCCAAAAGACGAATACGACGGGTGCAAAAACTTCTTTCCTTGCTTCGAGTTATGATAATAGCAGCAGTGCCGCTGTTGATCCCCCCAATCAAAACGTTTCCACCGGTTTCGGTGTTACGTGCACGAATGGCAATTGGTATCTCGTAGGCTATGAAGGCGACGGCACCAATAACGACGAGAGCTACGACGTAAGCAAGCCCATGAACTTCCCGACGCTCGACGAACTTAGAACTGCAACGGGCGACTCGTCGATAACAAAATACGATATAAACAATTACGCGTTCTACATGATCCACGCACAGAACGTTAAAATTCCCGATTTCGTTGAAATAGTCGGAAACAACGCGTTCAACACTTCTGCAATGCAGGTTGCCGATTTGTCGGGTGCGAGTAAACTGATTACTGCCGGCTATTTTGGTTTTGCCAACAACACAGGCGTTGTCGTTTATCTCCCCGATAGGGTAAATAACAATAAGCACAATACCGACGACGTTATTTGGATGGGTAGGGGTTGCGTCAACGGCGTGCCGTCGCTTATCGTTATGCCCAACTACAAGTCCTACGACGCGCTCAGGCAATCGATGCATTCGTATTTGGGTTCGTTCGTCGACGTGCTTACTTATTACGTGCCTATCGAGCTTCACTATACGGGTGCGGACGGCGGCGTAGAGACCGAATACAGATTGTGGAATAAAACGTACACTTACGTCGAGCAGGAAGGTAGCCGTTTGTGGGAATACAACACGGCAAAGACCATTCCCGTGCAAAAGGGATATTCCTCGTCGGTGTGGTACAGCGCGTATAACGCTCAAACAGGCGTATATTCGGGCAAAGTGACCGAGTCGGGACTTAACACATTGCTCAGCAATAGCGTACCGTCCAACTACACCATACATTTGTATGCGCATACCGAAAACAAGCCGAACGGCAGTTCGCCCGACGACGACAGCGTTATCGAAACGACCCCGTATATGTTCGACAGCGACGAGTCCTACGGTTTGACGGTAAGCGAGATAAACAGGCTGCTTGCCGCGCACGCGGGCAGCGGCGTTAGTATGACCGACAAGATGAGCGCGGAAATAACTTTCTACGCCAATGCTGCGGGCGTGCCGTTCTCGACCGATCTCCCGAGCACGATACGCAATGCAGGCACTTACGAGCTGACTATTCAGCTTAACCCCGCATACGGCGCGTGGGAAAAGCCCGCCGTCATTACGGTGATGATCGCGCAGCAGGAGATAGTTCTTTCTGACTACGATAATCACAAGTTCCAGCTTACGAGCGGCGTCAACCTGCGCGACGGCAGGCTTTGGCTGGACGCCGACAAAACTCCGCACCAAGAGCAGTTCGACAAGACCGATCCCTCGATCGTGCGCACGCCTATCGACGTAGAAAACGCCTACGTGCGCTACAACAACGCCGAGCAGAAGATCGAGCTTGTAAACGTTCTCGAAGAAAACGGCGTGCCCGTTTTCAACGTGATAAGTAACGATACGGAAACCACTGCCGAGCGCAAGGCGTACACAACCACGTTTTCGCTTAGCCTTACTTATGACGGTAAAGACGGCACGCACTACGATTTCTCCAATAACTACTGTTTTGTAAGCAACAGGGATAACGAGGACGATCCCGACTTAAATAGGCGGGGCGTTGCGCTGTTCCCTGCGGGCAGCTCGGCTTTTATCACCAAGGTGTGGTATATCGTCGACGTGGATAACTACTTCGCGATGCCTTTATCAGAGGGGCAGGCGTTGCCCGATTCGTACGAAGTGGCTTCCTGGGTATACGGGTTGGGTAATACCGTTTTGCCGAAAGTATTATACGGCGCGGCGGAAAATATCTCGTTCACGCTCAGGTACACCAACGCCGAGTACGGTAAGGACGGTATTGCGGTAACGCCCGTCGACGGCACGTATACGGACGATAAGAGCACGTTGTCCAAGGCGTTGGTTCACGAAAGCTATTCAGAGTTCGCCGATTATATCAATGCTTCCATGCCCGTCGGCAGATACGAGCTTGTGCTGTTCTTCCCGGACGTGTATACGCACAACGTGGACGGCAGCTGCGTGTACGACGAGCCATCCGGCGACGATATAAGCAATTACACCAAGCACGACGAGATCTATACGGTATACTATTTCGACGTGACGACGGCGCCGCTTAGCGACAGCCGAGTAACCGAAAAGGTGGAAGCGATCAAATCGGGCTTGACCGAAACCGAGATCACGTTTGAGTACGACGGGGAAAGCAAGTTCCTTGACCAAACGAACACCACGCTTGTGACCGCGCTTACCGATCTTAACGTTACTAAGACGCGCGCGGGCGAGTGGGCAAAGTCGGTTTACGACGATTGCTTCGGCGGGTTCGGTATCACGTACAATCTCGAAAAGGCGCAAAACAATTACTACGCCGCCGCGGATAAGTGCGACGTTACGCCCGTCGATCCCGGACGGTATATCGTTTATTATCAGCTGAGCGCCAAGAACTGGCAGTCGCTCGTCAACCCCAATTCCGACGACGCGGGCAGTGCGAACTACCGCAGGAATTATTACTTTAACGTAATAATCGAAAAGAGCGTAGAAGTCCCGACGGTCGCTTCCGTAACGTATACGGGTAATAGCGTGTCGCCGCTCATTACTTACCACGACAACTCCGTCGCATTGTCCGTCGTTTGGGACGCCGACGACGATTACGTAGAGGGCGGTGCTCACTACGTTACGTTCCGTCTTGCCGATTATCCCTATTATTATTGGGCGCAAGACGATAACGCAAATATCCAAATAACAAACGCCGAAGCACGGGTCAAGTTTATTATCAGCGCGATCGCCAACGACTGGGCGTTACAGCCCGTTATAAATGGTTGGACGTACGGCTCCGCCGAAAATGTCATCGCCGCCAAGTCCTACTACGGCAATAGCGAAATTAAGTTTACCTACTATAAAGGAATCCCCGACGGCACGCTGGGCGAATACACCGTTCCCGCGGGTGCAACGGGCTACGCTACGTTCGAAGCGTTGAAGAACGCCAATAAGACAGATGGCAAGCTCAACGCGGATAATTATTACGTTTTGGCGAAGGTTGCGGGGACTTCCGATTATACCGAGCTTTCGTTTGTTTGCACGTTTGCGGTCGCAAAGAATACAAAGTCCGCGCCCGTGCTTGCCGAAGCCACATACAACGGCGGCGCGCAAAAGGTTTGCTTATCGGGTACTGCGGTCGAGCTTGCGGATACCGATGATTATACCGTCAGCTACGCGAGCGATATAAAATACGCAGGACAGTACGACGTTACGTTTACGCTTAAAGACAAAATAAATTATAAGTGGAGCGGTGCGGCAGCAGACGACGGCGTATATACCGCCAAGTTTATCGTCAAGTCCGCGCAAAACGGCTGGGTGCAGTCGCCGAGCGTTATAAGCTGGCAGTGGAACCAATACGACAGGGCGGTCAATCTTTTCTCCGCCGTGCCCGCTTACTTCCAAAAGTCGAGCGGCGTAACTGTCGCGCAGCAAGCCGTTACTTGGTTTATTTACTCCGACGCGAACGGTCAAAACTTAGTCAACAAAACCTATACCGATACAGAGAGCAATACTTCCTATAACCTTAAAGACGGGTTTACGCTCGTTGCCGAGAACGGGAAGTGGGTCGTGCCCGCGTGGGTCGAACAGCTTCTGAACGAGTTGGATGCGCAGACCTGGTATCTTCGTGCGGTCGTCGAGGGCGGCTATGACGAAAACAATACCGCCGATACGCGCATGAATTATGACTTCGGCGGCTTGGGCGGCGCGGACACTACGCCCGTTCCGTTCGTTATTATCGTCGCGGCGAACTCTTGGGAAAAATCGTCCAACGTGTACGGCTGGTCGTACGGCGATTATAAAAACGGCACGAGCATAACGCTCGCCGAGCCGCGCTACGGCAACAAGGCGGACGGCAGCGCCGTGACCTATTATATCAGGAATAATACGAGCGATACCGTTCTTTTCAGCTTCAATCTGGATGCGGACGGGTTAGTAAAGCAAGCAGATCTCACGAAATTGAACAACCTTTCGGCAGGCAACTACCGCGTAACGGTTTACGTTGCCGCAGCCGCAAATAAATACGGCGCGCTGAGCGTAAGCTATCCGTTCGTTATCGACAAAGCGGCGAACGCCGTTTCGGCGCAGATCACGGGCTGGAAGTACGGCGAGTATGCCGATAGCAAGGTAGCTATAAGCTATAACGGCGAGAGCGCCAAGTTCACGCTATTTAATTCGAACAGCGTAAAAGAGGGCGAGTACGCTACCGTAGCCGATTTAAAGGCTAAGCTTGCTTCGCTCGATTCGGGTACGTACAGCGTAGAGATTTCGGTCACGGGCGGCGCGAACTACGTAAGCACTACAACGCCTGTCACCGTCGTGTTCAAGATCGAGGGCGGCGTGAACAGCTTTGTAAACGGCACGCCTATTATCAAAGTCGGCGGTAATTCCGTTACGTCGTTCGGCTATACGGGAAATACCGACGGCGTTTCGCTCGACCATACAGTGACTCACGGTAACGACTCCGCAGCGTTTACGGTGTGGTATTACAAGGCTAATTTGGTCGGCGGCGTGTACGTTAAATCCGATACTCCGCTTGCGGCTTCGGGTATGCCCACAGCCGTCGGCGCGTATTATGTAGTGGTAAAATGCTCGGGCGTAACAAACTACGAGGATTTGGAAGGCGAGCTGTTCTTCGAGATAACAAAGGTCGATAACGTCTGGACGGAAAACGGCGCGCCTGCGGTAGGCGGCGGGCTTATTTACGGCGATAACGGTTCGTTTACGTGGACGGCGCCGAGCTCCGTACTCGGCGGCGAAACGGTCGTAACTATCGACGGCACTGCGGTCGATAAAGACTCCGTTTTGTCCAAGCTTCAAGCGCTCGGCGCGGGCAATCACACCGTCGAGGTAGAAGTCAAGGGCACGGCTAACTTTAACGCGCTTATAAAGACTATTAACTTTACCGTCAACAAGGCGGATAACGTTTGGGTAAAAGCACCCGAGATCGTAACAGCAGACGGCAAAAACGGCTGGGCATGGGGCGCGTATAAGCCCGATACTATAAAGACCGCTTTTACCGTTTATGACGCTCGGTTCGAGAACGCGGAGGTTTCGTACGTTATAAGCAGCACCGGCGGTGACGCATATTCGCTCACAAGCCTTGCGAGCGCGAACGTAGGCAATTACACGCTGACCGTGACAGCCAAGGAAACTAACAACTATAAGTCGTTGACGGCTACCGTCGATTTCCAAATATTTAAGGCTTCCAACGATTGGGTAAGTATCCCGTCCAAGACCAAAACGTATTCGTGGGACTACGGCGATACGATTGATGTCGAAACCAAGTTCGGCGCGGTCGCTGCCAAGTACGGCGTGGTTGCGGTATCGTACCGCAAGTCCGGAAGCGCCGTCGTTTACAACGATTTACCTACGGCGGTCGGCAATTACGAAATCGTTTACAAAGTAGTCGGAACAACCAACTACGACGGAATTATCGAGAGCGTTCCTTTCGAGATAAAGGGCACCAAGCTCACGGCATGGACGGTCGGCTACGGCGTTTCGTCCTATTGGGCATGGAACGGCTACGACAAAAACACCAACGTGTTTAAGGGCGTTCCCGCAAGTGGTGGCAAGGTTGAGTATGCGGTATACGACGCAGATAACAAAACCGAGCTTATCGGTAAATTCAAGCTCGACGAAAACGGCTTTGTGTCCGACGCTATCGAAACCAAGCTCAAAGCACTTGAAGCGGGCAAGTACACGCTCCGCGTATACGTAAGCGAAAAAGAGGGCTACGGTGCGTTTGAGGAGAAAACCGAAATAGAGGTCGCGCTTGCCGAAAATTCGTGGACGGTTTCGCCCACGGTAGTGCCGTGGGTAGTCGGCGCGTGGTCGGCGGGCGACGGCAGTACGGGCTCGGTCGGCAACGTTCCGCAGGCCATGGCTAAGTACGGCGACGTGGAAATAGTGATCAAAAAGATCAACACCGACGGTACGCTCAGCGAGCCATACTACAAAGCGACGCACAAGCAGGATGGTTCTGTCAAAGAGGATATCAATCTTTTCGACGGCTCGACCGACTTGAACTTTGCGGGCGCGTACCGACTCATAGCTACGGTCGCGACTGTCGACGGCAAGTATGCCGGCAAGGACGGCGCGCTGTTTACCGAATCGGTAGAGTTCCAGGTGTTCGCGTCGAGCGTGGATATTCCCGCCAACTATTGGCGCACGCTTCCCGCTATCGATAACTGGACGGCGGGTGACAAGGCGAGCGTGCCGCAGGGTGCGCCTCTTCGCGACGATAAAGCCAATCCCACGCTGTCGTTCACGTATTTCTCGCTTAAATACGACGCTACGGCGCGTAAGTGGGTAGTCGACAAACAAGTCGCGCTCGATAAGATCACGGAAGCGGGGCGGTACAGAATGGTCGTAGAGGTTTATCCAGAGCAGACCACGCACCGCGACCACCTGCGCGCCGAGATCGATTTCAATGTGGATCAGCGCGTAAACAATTGGACGGTATCGCCGTCGATCGCCGATTTCTTCTTGTCAGACGGACCTTCCGCTCCGTTGTACGAAACGGTCGAGAAAAGCGAAGTAACTGTTTTGTACAAGCGCAAGGACGCGGCGAACAGTACGGCTGTTGCCGAAATGCCGAACGAGCCGGGCGAGTATACAATGGTTGTGACCGCCAAGGCGGCGCACTGCGAAGACCTCTATGCCGAGTACGACTTTAAGGTGCTTGTATCCACTAACGAGTGGTTGGAGCTTCCCACGATAGAGAACTATTCCGAGGAGTTTGGACCCGTCGCGCCCGTCGGCGCATCCAAGTACGGCGAAATCGTTTACACTTGGTACACTGCGGACGGCACGCCTTTGGACGAATGCCCGACCAAAGAGGGCGAGTATATAATGGTCGCTACCGTCGAGCTGTACGGCTTCGAAACGCTCACCGCCGAATATGCGTTCACTGTAACGCCCGCGTTCGATAAGACTTTCGTTATAATCGATATCGTGCTCGGCGTGATCGCGTTTATCGGGATCATCGTACTTATAGTAATAGGCGTCAAGAAAAAACGCTTGCTTCGATAGACCCTAAATTTAATTTGTTAATACCCCTTTAAGGAGAACTAATATGGATAACAAGACGATACTCATAACGCTTATGGCGCTGCTCCTCGCGTTGATCTTGGTAATAACCGTTACGGCTATTATCTTCGTCACCGTGCTCAAAAAGCGCAAGCCCGTGGTCAAGGTCGTAATACCGCCGCAGGATGCGAGTGCGACGGCGACCGAGCTTATTCCCGATTTTCAGTCGGTGGCTCAGTCCGGCATCGAGAGCTCCAAAACCTCGCAGCAGTCGATCGGCTCGATGAACGCGTGGGACCTTGCGCTCGGCGCTCCCAATACGTGGCAGCTCGCGCTCGACGAAGCGCATGTCATCTCGCATCCGGAAGAGGTCAAGGACGATTTTCCCAAGACCGTCGACGGCTATACGATCGAGGAGCGCACGGAAGATAGGGAAGTCGACGAGGTGGAAATACCCGATAAGATCGAAGATGTCGAAGCCGAAGAGGTAGAACTTAAAATGCCCAAGGACCGTATGGCGCTTAAGTACGACTATACGTTCGAGGGTAAGCTTATCCAGTCAGACGACGACGTAAAGGACCGTTATAACGAGATAAAGAATCATTTCTTCTCGTATGCCAAGGTTAAGTCGCTCAAAGCAAAGGCGCACGAAAAGTTCCGTATCGGCAGGGAAACGGTGGCGCAGTTCAGGCTTCGCGGTAAAACGCTGTGCCTGTATCTTGCCGTCGATCCCGCTAAGTACGTCGATACCAAGTACGGCGTTAAGGACGCGTCCGAGGTAGCGTCGCTTGCCGCCACGCCCGCAATGATGCGTTTAACGAGCTCGCGGCGCGTTTTGCAGGCGAAACAGCTTATAGACGCTATGATGGAAGAGCGCGGCGTAGCGCACGTAGAGCACGCACGCGAGGACTTCCGCGTAGCGTACAAGAGCAGCGAGGAGCTGGCTAAGCGCGGGCTTGCTAAGCTCGTTAAGGTCAAGGTCCGCGAGTTCAAGAGCTTCGAGCCCAAGACCGCAAAAACAGCCATATCGGCTACGTCCAAAACCAAAGCGAAGAAAGCGCCCATGCGCGAAGCCGCCGCAACGGGAGCGCCGAGCGAGGAATAAGCCATGTCTAAAAAGGGTGAATTGAAACGTGAGATCGCCGATCTGGAAGACGAACTCGAAGCGCTCGAACAGAAACGTATGCGCTCTCTTGCCGCGCTCATGACGGCGGTCGTAAAGCATACCGAGCCCGATAGGGCGGACTTGGATTTCTTCCAAACGTTTACCGATCTTATCGACGCGTCGCGCAGTAGGCTTAGGCAAATGAAAAAAGAGCTCGAAGAGCTCAACAACAAATAGTTACTTCTTTATATCTTGTTTTTACTCGGGTGATCGATTTTTCACCCGAGTATTTTTATTGCGTGATTTATTGCTAACGTAGTTCTTTATTCGTTTTGCTGATCGTCGGTCGAGGCGGCGGCTTCGGCTTGCGGCTCGATCGATATTTCTGCTTGCGGTTTTACGAGTACCTTTTTACGTATTGCCAGGAACGCGTAATACAGCCCGTTATACGTCCAGAACATTGCCACGTAAAAGAGATAGAGGAGCAGAACGTAGACCATGTTCATATCCCATTTCCATATTCGTAGGGCCAGTACGGGCAGATCGAACGCAAGCGGGTTTACTTGCGTAAACGCATAGTTGGGCAGGTTGAAATCGCCGTTGCCGTTGTTAAAGTGTAGCGCGTAGCCGTTATAAGTATAGCCTTCGAGGAAGGACGATACCAGCCCGCTCGCAACCGTTGCGAGAACTATCACGGTAAAGTAGTAGACGAGGGGAATAATGCAGTCTTTTATTCTGAACCTGTACTGACCGAGCGCGGCGGGCAGTACGCTCAGCGCGAACAGCAGACAGTGCGTCGTGCAGAAGAATAGTATGGAGTAGCTGAAAATTATTCCGTAGTTGGACATTGCGTCGTCGCCGAAGTAAATAAACACAGACAGCGCGCCCACCGCGTGGACGAAGAACGATATAGCGTACAGCACGCGTTTTCTCGTGAATATCGATAAGCTTGCCGTGTACACGCCGATATTGCATATAAACAGCGGCACTGCGGAAAAAACGTAGCGGTACACGTTGTAGCCGTCGCCGAGAAGCACCGAGTCTTTGCTGTGGTATTGTATCAAAAGAACTATCGCAATGGCGGCAAGGAAATCTTGTTTATTACGGGCGGACTTGTTGCGCAGAAAGTAATACTGCGCCACGGCGAAGCCGCCGAGAACGATCAATGCGAGCGCGTGCCACAGCGTAAAGTTTTTGAACCACAAAAAGTGATTGCGCCCGAAGTTATTTATTTCGAAGAAGTTTTCGAACAGGTTAAGCGGCATACACGCTATTACGGCGAACGGAAGGTAAATAAAGCTCTTGGCGTTCACCTTGTAGCCGTCGCGTAAAAACAGCCCTACGCACACGACGAGGTAGAGCGCGTTGGAGATAAAGAAAAGAGTTATATTGAGTGGTTTGGGTATGAACTCGTTTATGCTCGCAAAGCATAGATCGGCGGGCGTGCTGTTCTCGGTTATCGAGGTCGCGTCGAAAAAGTCGCCGAACGTAAAGCACGATATTATTACGAATATCGGCAGAACGTATTTAGCTATATCGGCGCAGCATTTCTTGCGGTAGTACACAGCAAGCGGAAGGAGCAAAAGCCCCGCTTTCTTTATCCACTGGCTGAATACGAATATAAACCCGTACTTGGAAATTCTGTTGAATATGTAATAGTCTGACACGGTGAAAGAAAGTATAAGCGAAACCGCCAAAAGCAGTCCCGTACAAATTTTCAAACCGAGTTCGATTTGCCTTAGGGATTTCATTATACGTACAGTATAGTTTTTTGCTCGGTGTTTGTCAACCTATCGATGGGTATTGACAGATCGCGGGCATTGTGGTAAAATATATTCGTCAAAATTCGATATTAAATCTTTAATGAGGGAAATATGGACGAAGTGCGTATTATAGAGGTCAAGCGTAGCGTGTTCGAGGATAACGACCGCGACGCGGATAGGCTCAGAGCGGAGCTCAAAGATAAGGGCGTGTTCCTGCTCAATCTCATGTCGTCGCCGGGCAGCGGCAAAACGACTACGCTTATCAAGACGATCAACGAGCTTAAAGATAAGCTCAAAATTGCCGTTATGGAAGCGGATATAGACAGCGACGTCGACGCGAAAAAGATAATAAGCGGCACGGGCGTGCAGTCCATTCAGCTGCACACGGGCGGAATGTGCCACCTGGACGCCGACATGACCCGTCAGGGTATTTCTCAGCTCGACACGTCGTCAGTCGATTTGGTTATATTGGAGAACGTAGGCAATCTCGTTTGTCCCGCCGAGTTCGACACGGGCGCGACCAAGAACTGCATGATCTTGTCAGTGCCCGAGGGCGACGACAAGCCGCTCAAATATCCGCTCATGTTCTCTATATGCGACCTCGTGCTTATAAATAAGATAGACGTCGCGCCGTACTTCGATTTCGATATCGAAAAGTGCAAAAAGCATATCGCCGAGCGCAACCCCAACGCCAAGGTCATCCCCATCTGCGCCAAAACGGGCGAGGGGATAGACAAGTTTGCCGAGTGGTTGCTAAATCAAATTAAGGTTCATAAGGAAGGTAAATAGCCATGCCCGAAATGAGTAATAAATTTATTCCCGCGCACATGACCGACCGCGAGCCCAACCCTAAGCTTTTAAAGTTCGTTCGCAAGGTGACGGACAGACTCCCCGGAAAGCTTAAAGGCATAAAGACCCAGGACCCCGAGTATTGGGGATTTGCGTGCATATTCGAGGACGAGATGACGGCGGACGAACGCGACAACTCGCTCGATCTCTTGCTCAAAATGAAGGTGCGGCAAAAGTACCCGTACACTAAGCTAAAAGCCATGTCGGGTTATCCCGACGAGGTTTTTGACGCGATCGTCGACAAGCTGTCCGTTTTGGGCATGCTCGAATACGACTACGGCGATAAGTACACCAAGGACGGGCCTATTTCCGGCACGACCTACGAAAAAGAGGATAGGCATTATTGGGTGCCGCTGTTCGTGCCGGGCTCCGCTGAGTACACGAACATGAACACCGCGCTCATGGATCGTCATCCCGAGCTCGCTATGTTCTTCGAGCGCATGACCTTCCTTCCGCTCGAACACGTTACCGCAATGGTGCCCGCCGGCGGCGCAGGCATAGGCATGCACGTTATCCCAGTCGAGAAAGCTATCGAAATGGAAAACACGACGATGGATATCGAGCATATTTCGTACTGGCTCAAAAAGTACGAGGGGCATATCGGCGCGTCCATTTGCTCGTGCCGTTACGGGCGCAAACAGCTCGACGAGGGCTGCGCCGACGATTACCGCGATTGGTGCATAGGCGTGGGCGATATGGCGGACTACTGCCGCGAAACGGGCAGGGGACGCGATATCACGTACGACGAAGCTATGGAGATATTAAAGCGCGCCGAGGATAACGGGTTCGTGCATCAGGTTACGAACATTGACGGCGAGAATAAGATCTTCGCTATCTGCAACTGTAACGTTAAGATATGCAACGCATTAAGGACCTCGCAGCTTTTCAATACGCCCAATTTATCGGCTTCGGCGTACCGCGCGCACGTGGATAAGGATAAATGCGTGGCGTGCGGCGCGTGCGTGGAGACCTGTCCCGCGGGTGCGCTCAAACTCGGTCAAAAGCTTTGCCGCGCCGACGGCAGCGAGGTCAAGTATCCCAAGCAGCCGCTCCCCGACAAGCTCAAATGGGGCAAGCATATGTGGGACGAGGACTACCGCGACAAGAACCGCATTAACTGTCGCGACAGCGGCACCTCGCCGTGCAAGACGGCGTGCCCCGCGCATATAGCCGTTCAGGCGTATCTCAAAAAAGCGGCGCAGGGCAAGTACCGCGAAGCGCTCGCCATCATCAAGAAAGAAAATCCGTTCCCCGCGATTTGCGGCAGGGTGTGCAACCGCCGTTGCGAGGACGCGTGCACGCGCGGTAATATCGACGGCGCGGTCGCAATCGACGCCGTTAAGAAGTTCGTCGCCGAGCAGGACCTGCACGCCGAGAACCGCTACGTTCCCGATATCGTCGTCGCGTCCAATATGGGCAGGTGGCAGGAAAAGATCGCCGTTATCGGCGGCGGACCTGCGGGCTTGTCGTGCGCGTACTATCTTGCGCAAATGGGCTATTATCCCACGGTGTTCGAAAAGAACGAGCGCGCGGGCGGTATGCTGACTTACGGTATCCCGTCGTATAAATTGGAGAAAAACGTCATCGACGCCGAAATCGAAATCATGAAGGAAATGGGCGTTGAAATCAAGCTCGGCGTGGAAGTCGGCAAGGATATAACACTCCAAGAGCTCAGAAACGAGGGCTACAAGGCGTTTTACATAGCGATAGGCTGTCAGGGCGGCAAGCTTCCCAACGTCCCCGGCGAGACGGCGGACGGCGTGACGACGGCGGTCGAATATCTCAAAACCGCCAACACGGGCGGCAGGAAAACGCGCGGCAAGGTCGTTGTCGTGGGCGGCGGTAACGTCGCTATCGACGCGGCGCGCGTAGCGGCGAGGAGCGGCGCCGACAATGTGACAATGCTGTGCTTGGAGAGCGAGGACATAATGCCCGCTAGCAAAGAGGAGATTGCCGAGGCTCGCGCCGATGACGTTGAAATCATGTGCGGCTACGGACCGAAAGAGGTAATCGCCGAGCACGGGAAAGCGAAAGCAGTAGCCTTCAAAAAATGCACGCGAGTGTACGACGAGAACGGCAGGTTCGCACCCGAATACGACGAGAACGAGATAATCACAGTCGACGCGGATACCGTTATATTCGCTATCGGTCAGGCGGTCGTTTGGGGCGATTTGTTAAAGGATAGCGACGTCGAGCTCGGTCGCGGCGGTTATCCGCTCGCCGATAAGCTTACCTACCAAACGGCGCAAGCCGACGTATTCGTGGGCGGCGACGTGTTCACCGGACCCAAGTTCGCTATCGACGCTATCGCGCAGGGGCACGAGGCGGCGGAGAGCTTGCATAGGTTCGT encodes the following:
- a CDS encoding YwaF family protein produces the protein MKSLRQIELGLKICTGLLLAVSLILSFTVSDYYIFNRISKYGFIFVFSQWIKKAGLLLLPLAVYYRKKCCADIAKYVLPIFVIISCFTFGDFFDATSITENSTPADLCFASINEFIPKPLNITLFFISNALYLVVCVGLFLRDGYKVNAKSFIYLPFAVIACMPLNLFENFFEINNFGRNHFLWFKNFTLWHALALIVLGGFAVAQYYFLRNKSARNKQDFLAAIAIVLLIQYHSKDSVLLGDGYNVYRYVFSAVPLFICNIGVYTASLSIFTRKRVLYAISFFVHAVGALSVFIYFGDDAMSNYGIIFSYSILFFCTTHCLLFALSVLPAALGQYRFRIKDCIIPLVYYFTVIVLATVASGLVSSFLEGYTYNGYALHFNNGNGDFNLPNYAFTQVNPLAFDLPVLALRIWKWDMNMVYVLLLYLFYVAMFWTYNGLYYAFLAIRKKVLVKPQAEISIEPQAEAAASTDDQQNE
- the hypB gene encoding hydrogenase nickel incorporation protein HypB; the encoded protein is MDEVRIIEVKRSVFEDNDRDADRLRAELKDKGVFLLNLMSSPGSGKTTTLIKTINELKDKLKIAVMEADIDSDVDAKKIISGTGVQSIQLHTGGMCHLDADMTRQGISQLDTSSVDLVILENVGNLVCPAEFDTGATKNCMILSVPEGDDKPLKYPLMFSICDLVLINKIDVAPYFDFDIEKCKKHIAERNPNAKVIPICAKTGEGIDKFAEWLLNQIKVHKEGK
- a CDS encoding FAD-dependent oxidoreductase, encoding MTDREPNPKLLKFVRKVTDRLPGKLKGIKTQDPEYWGFACIFEDEMTADERDNSLDLLLKMKVRQKYPYTKLKAMSGYPDEVFDAIVDKLSVLGMLEYDYGDKYTKDGPISGTTYEKEDRHYWVPLFVPGSAEYTNMNTALMDRHPELAMFFERMTFLPLEHVTAMVPAGGAGIGMHVIPVEKAIEMENTTMDIEHISYWLKKYEGHIGASICSCRYGRKQLDEGCADDYRDWCIGVGDMADYCRETGRGRDITYDEAMEILKRAEDNGFVHQVTNIDGENKIFAICNCNVKICNALRTSQLFNTPNLSASAYRAHVDKDKCVACGACVETCPAGALKLGQKLCRADGSEVKYPKQPLPDKLKWGKHMWDEDYRDKNRINCRDSGTSPCKTACPAHIAVQAYLKKAAQGKYREALAIIKKENPFPAICGRVCNRRCEDACTRGNIDGAVAIDAVKKFVAEQDLHAENRYVPDIVVASNMGRWQEKIAVIGGGPAGLSCAYYLAQMGYYPTVFEKNERAGGMLTYGIPSYKLEKNVIDAEIEIMKEMGVEIKLGVEVGKDITLQELRNEGYKAFYIAIGCQGGKLPNVPGETADGVTTAVEYLKTANTGGRKTRGKVVVVGGGNVAIDAARVAARSGADNVTMLCLESEDIMPASKEEIAEARADDVEIMCGYGPKEVIAEHGKAKAVAFKKCTRVYDENGRFAPEYDENEIITVDADTVIFAIGQAVVWGDLLKDSDVELGRGGYPLADKLTYQTAQADVFVGGDVFTGPKFAIDAIAQGHEAAESLHRFVQHGHMTIGRNRREYIALDTDDIKVESYDNSSRHEAAVDHALEKEKPFADAHGTLTEEQVLAETKRCLGCGTTVVDQNRCIGCGLCTTKCKFEAIKLHRDHPEASKMVVAEDKFKHILPYAAKRGVKILFAKKSKDDKAFVKKRKREYKAKEKENGKEKKD